The following coding sequences lie in one Posidoniimonas polymericola genomic window:
- a CDS encoding prenyltransferase/squalene oxidase repeat-containing protein codes for MALVLGAPAAPVAAQSPAETAAALIAPADQAVDRGLAYLARSQNDDGAYGGGYGRNVAVVGLSGMAYLASGSTPERGQYAVNLDRCLNYLLSASQPSGFITIGGATSQGPMYGHGFATLFLAEAYGMSPRDDLRDKLTAAINLIVSTQNDEGGWRYQPRPDDADLSVTICQIMALRAARNAGIHVPADTVEKCTNYVRKCQNPDGGFRYMLNQRGSVFPRSAAGVVALYSAGVYEGPEIERGLAYLDQHLPGLRQPGRRPGVIGRRAGHFYYGHYYGVQAMWQAGGERWARWYPAIRDDLLAAQQPDGRWDDSNIGPVYSTAMASIILQIPNDLLPIFQR; via the coding sequence ATGGCTCTCGTGCTCGGGGCGCCGGCGGCGCCGGTTGCCGCCCAGAGCCCGGCTGAGACCGCCGCGGCGCTGATTGCGCCGGCCGACCAGGCGGTCGACCGTGGTCTGGCCTACCTGGCCCGCTCGCAGAACGACGACGGCGCCTACGGCGGCGGCTACGGGCGGAACGTGGCGGTGGTCGGGCTGTCCGGCATGGCTTACCTGGCCAGCGGCAGCACGCCCGAGCGGGGCCAGTACGCGGTGAACCTCGACCGCTGCCTGAACTACTTGCTGTCGGCGTCGCAGCCGAGCGGGTTCATCACGATCGGCGGCGCGACCAGCCAGGGGCCGATGTACGGGCACGGCTTCGCGACGCTGTTCCTGGCCGAGGCGTACGGCATGTCGCCGCGGGACGACCTGCGTGACAAGCTGACCGCGGCGATCAACCTGATTGTCAGCACCCAGAACGACGAGGGGGGCTGGCGGTACCAGCCGCGCCCCGACGACGCCGACCTGTCGGTCACGATCTGCCAGATCATGGCGCTGCGGGCGGCGCGGAACGCCGGCATCCACGTGCCGGCCGACACGGTCGAGAAGTGCACGAACTACGTCCGCAAGTGCCAGAACCCCGACGGCGGGTTCCGCTACATGCTCAACCAGCGCGGCAGCGTGTTCCCGCGCTCGGCCGCCGGCGTGGTGGCGCTGTACAGCGCCGGCGTGTACGAGGGGCCGGAGATCGAACGCGGCCTGGCGTACCTCGACCAGCACCTGCCGGGCCTGCGGCAGCCGGGGCGGCGACCCGGGGTCATCGGCCGCCGCGCGGGGCACTTCTACTATGGCCACTACTACGGCGTGCAGGCGATGTGGCAGGCCGGCGGAGAGCGGTGGGCCCGCTGGTACCCGGCCATCCGCGACGACCTGCTCGCCGCCCAGCAGCCCGACGGCCGCTGGGACGACAGCAACATCGGGCCGGTGTACTCGACCGCGATGGCGTCGATCATCCTGCAGATCCCGAATGACCTGTTGCCGATTTTTCAGCGTTGA